In Sporichthya polymorpha DSM 43042, a genomic segment contains:
- a CDS encoding GbsR/MarR family transcriptional regulator: protein MSSSAEAAQPDGTTSGADTLRTFVERMSLALHERGWGRMPARVYVALLCDEREQLTARQLTEILGVSAAAISSAVNQLIDSGLVERDAVPGSRQEHYRLSPGGILDAVLRKQEAYPHLADLADEGAEVLGSDSPGAERLGELADFVRFMDGELKEIAERWKERRRS, encoded by the coding sequence GTGAGCTCCAGCGCCGAGGCGGCCCAGCCGGACGGCACGACCTCCGGGGCGGACACCCTGCGCACCTTCGTCGAGCGGATGTCGCTCGCGCTCCACGAGCGCGGCTGGGGCCGCATGCCGGCCCGGGTCTACGTGGCCCTGCTCTGCGACGAGCGCGAGCAGCTCACGGCGCGCCAGCTCACCGAGATCCTCGGGGTGAGCGCGGCGGCGATCTCCTCCGCCGTCAATCAGCTCATCGACTCCGGCCTGGTCGAACGCGACGCGGTGCCGGGCTCGCGCCAGGAGCACTACCGGCTCTCCCCGGGCGGCATCCTCGACGCGGTGCTGCGCAAGCAGGAGGCGTACCCGCACCTGGCCGACCTCGCCGACGAGGGCGCCGAGGTGCTCGGGTCGGACTCCCCGGGGGCGGAGCGCCTGGGCGAGCTGGCCGACTTCGTCCGGTTCATGGACGGAGAACTCAAGGAGATCGCCGAGCGTTGGAAGGAACGGCGCCGGTCCTGA
- a CDS encoding MMPL family transporter → MALLLYRLGRWCFRRRRWVAALWLVALLGGGVAAGTLAGETSDEFTIPGTESQKAIDLLAEKFPSSGVDGATARVVFTAPDGDDLRSDSRREAIGRVVEELRSAPQVGVVVDPFEADAISPDGRTAYAQVQYLVQSMELTEQAREALTEAAEPARTAGVGVAFGGDASEAEQEESLAEVVGIVIAGFVLVLTLGSLVASGLPLLNAIVSVALSMMAITTATGFVELSSSASSLALMLGLAVSIDYALFILSRYRFELTAGRDPEEAVGRAAGTAGSAVVFAGLTVVIALAALSVVNIPFLTAMGLGAAATVVVAVVVALTLLPAMLGFAGERVKAGRLPGKLRRLGVPRADRPTLGARWVGLTLRHRVVAVVASVVGLLVLALPLLDLRLGMPGDDTRATDTTQRQAYDQLAAGFGPGFNGPLMVAVEPRPGTDLTIAANTVRDRLGELEGVVAVTGPNLNDAADAAIVTVVPATGPTAAETTDLVNRIRGATGDAISDEANVELAVTGSTAILIDVSDKLDAALAPFLLVVGGLAFVLLLLVFRSILVPIKAVLGFLLSVAATFGAVVAIFQWGWFDAIGIGGEGPVISFLPIFMIGLVFGLAMDYEVFLVTRMREEFVHGAEPTQAVAVGFEQGARVVTAAAVIMMSVFFGFMLAPDPILQSFGFALGFGVLVDAFVVRMTLVPAVLSLLGRSAWWIPRWLDRALPDVDVEGERLREQLDGHAPVGMVPVSDWPVVYGTVRSSDGTALPGAIVTLTDLRGRQIGAGQVGADGTYLCRLEAGADGSTVVVITSAPGHRTGVSEARDVLGPTRRHAVLAREVVGGLNGSANGANGSGANGSGANGQGAAAGGVGTGGAWAGQLPR, encoded by the coding sequence GTGGCGCTGCTGTTGTACCGGCTCGGCCGGTGGTGCTTTCGCCGGCGCCGTTGGGTCGCGGCGCTGTGGCTCGTCGCCCTGCTCGGCGGCGGGGTCGCAGCCGGCACGCTCGCCGGCGAGACGTCGGACGAGTTCACGATCCCCGGCACCGAGAGCCAGAAGGCGATCGACCTGCTCGCGGAGAAGTTCCCGTCCTCGGGTGTCGACGGGGCGACCGCACGCGTGGTCTTCACGGCCCCGGACGGGGACGACCTGCGCTCGGACTCCCGCCGCGAGGCGATCGGCCGCGTCGTCGAGGAGCTGCGCTCAGCGCCTCAGGTCGGCGTGGTCGTCGACCCGTTCGAGGCTGACGCGATCTCCCCGGACGGCCGCACCGCGTACGCGCAGGTGCAGTACCTCGTGCAGAGCATGGAGCTCACCGAACAGGCGCGCGAGGCGCTGACCGAGGCCGCGGAACCGGCGCGCACCGCCGGGGTCGGGGTCGCGTTCGGCGGTGACGCCTCCGAGGCCGAGCAGGAGGAGAGCCTCGCCGAGGTCGTCGGCATCGTGATCGCCGGTTTCGTCCTGGTGCTGACGCTCGGATCCCTGGTGGCGTCGGGCCTTCCGCTGCTCAACGCGATCGTCAGCGTCGCGCTGTCGATGATGGCGATCACGACGGCGACCGGCTTCGTCGAGCTGTCCTCGAGCGCGTCCTCGCTCGCCCTGATGCTCGGGCTCGCAGTCTCGATCGACTACGCCCTGTTCATCCTGTCCCGCTACCGCTTCGAGCTCACGGCCGGGCGCGACCCGGAGGAGGCGGTCGGCCGCGCCGCCGGTACCGCCGGCTCTGCGGTGGTGTTCGCCGGTCTGACCGTCGTCATCGCGCTCGCCGCGCTCTCGGTCGTCAACATCCCGTTCCTCACCGCGATGGGCCTCGGAGCCGCCGCGACCGTGGTGGTCGCGGTCGTCGTCGCCCTGACGCTGCTGCCGGCGATGCTCGGCTTCGCCGGCGAGCGGGTGAAGGCCGGGCGCTTGCCCGGCAAGCTGCGCCGCCTCGGCGTGCCGCGCGCCGACCGGCCGACCCTCGGCGCCCGCTGGGTCGGTCTGACCCTGCGTCACCGGGTCGTGGCGGTCGTCGCCTCCGTCGTCGGCCTGCTCGTGCTCGCGCTGCCGCTGCTCGACCTGCGCCTCGGCATGCCCGGCGACGACACCCGCGCGACGGACACCACCCAGCGCCAGGCCTACGACCAGCTCGCCGCGGGTTTCGGCCCCGGCTTCAACGGCCCGCTGATGGTGGCGGTCGAGCCGCGGCCCGGCACCGACCTGACGATCGCCGCCAACACCGTGCGGGACCGCCTCGGCGAGCTCGAGGGCGTCGTCGCCGTCACCGGCCCGAACCTGAACGACGCGGCCGACGCCGCGATCGTCACGGTCGTCCCGGCGACCGGCCCGACGGCGGCCGAGACCACCGACCTCGTCAACCGGATCCGCGGCGCCACCGGCGACGCGATCAGCGACGAGGCCAACGTCGAGCTCGCCGTCACCGGATCGACGGCGATCCTCATCGACGTCTCGGACAAGCTCGACGCCGCACTCGCACCGTTCCTGCTGGTGGTCGGCGGGCTCGCGTTCGTCCTGCTGCTCCTGGTGTTCCGCTCGATCCTCGTGCCGATCAAGGCCGTGCTGGGCTTCCTGCTCAGCGTCGCCGCGACCTTCGGCGCGGTGGTCGCGATCTTCCAGTGGGGCTGGTTCGACGCGATCGGGATCGGCGGCGAGGGCCCGGTCATCAGCTTCCTGCCGATCTTCATGATCGGTCTGGTCTTCGGCCTCGCGATGGACTACGAGGTCTTCCTCGTCACCCGCATGCGCGAGGAGTTCGTCCACGGGGCGGAGCCGACCCAGGCCGTCGCGGTCGGGTTCGAGCAGGGTGCCCGGGTGGTCACGGCCGCGGCCGTGATCATGATGAGCGTCTTCTTCGGCTTCATGCTCGCGCCCGACCCGATCCTGCAGTCGTTCGGGTTCGCGCTCGGGTTCGGGGTGCTCGTCGACGCGTTCGTCGTCCGCATGACGCTCGTGCCCGCGGTGCTCTCGCTGCTCGGCCGGTCGGCGTGGTGGATCCCGCGCTGGCTCGACCGGGCGCTGCCCGACGTCGACGTCGAGGGGGAGCGGCTGCGCGAGCAGCTCGACGGGCACGCGCCGGTCGGGATGGTGCCGGTGTCGGACTGGCCGGTGGTCTACGGCACGGTGCGCTCCAGCGACGGCACTGCGCTGCCGGGTGCGATCGTCACGCTCACGGATCTGCGGGGGCGTCAGATCGGGGCCGGCCAGGTCGGCGCCGACGGGACCTACCTGTGCCGCCTCGAGGCCGGGGCCGACGGCAGCACGGTCGTCGTCATCACCTCGGCGCCCGGCCACCGCACGGGGGTCAGCGAGGCGCGCGACGTCCTCGGCCCCACGCGCCGGCACGCGGTGCTCGCGCGCGAGGTCGTCGGCGGTCTGAACGGGTCCGCCAACGGCGCGAACGGTTCGGGCGCCAACGGTTCGGGCGCCAACGGTCAGGGCGCGGCGGCCGGCGGGGTCGGGACCGGCGGGGCCTGGGCGGGCCAACTGCCCCGGTAG
- a CDS encoding ABC transporter substrate-binding protein → MTADGPKAGSGSGQSRPADRLILRGYGPLAALVVLLLLVTMLVPSRPQEDEQLTQFGGETTAGLAPAPGTAPPAGNLPAGTAPTATGPQAAAGSPNAPVAPAAGSKGDRSGTAAVAGRTAKTCSGGAKQDGNSAYSPPCLVWDGKNNGGATARGVTKDTITIAYRDIGNPLGDSDSELAKTAEKKGIVASPEATERTRAALLEYFNRTYELYGRKVKIVTYKGRGDAIKELGGTGQEGANADGLKVAQEIGAFADMTAISQPYLDALVRQKVIAFGGLHLPSTYYRQRAPYAWGQLVDCTALLSSAVDLISKRLPPSGNATRAGSAALRQKPRKFGLVVPDDAVYAQCINEARPKLKAAGVDFAKEIRYSLEIAKLQQEAPNMAAQLKAAGVTTVVLVTDPILPFFLSGSATQQDFWPEWFLSGTVLTDADVAGQFYDQDQWQFTYGQSYLADIKQGQASESYRAYKKIRDDEPTMTRDLDYYSLLMLFIGLQMAGPNLTPQTFARGLFSYPGADGPLGHWSWGPDDYTAIDDAREIYYDRRALSAFNNQPGRYVSPSGTKRYRGSWPAQAPPVPTPPAAAP, encoded by the coding sequence ATGACCGCGGATGGACCGAAGGCCGGTTCGGGTTCGGGGCAGAGCCGTCCCGCCGACCGGCTCATCCTGCGCGGGTACGGACCGCTCGCGGCCCTCGTGGTGCTCCTGCTGCTGGTGACGATGCTCGTCCCGAGCCGCCCGCAGGAGGACGAGCAGCTCACCCAGTTCGGCGGTGAGACGACCGCGGGCCTCGCCCCGGCGCCCGGGACCGCTCCGCCCGCGGGGAACCTCCCCGCCGGGACCGCGCCCACCGCGACGGGGCCGCAGGCCGCGGCCGGGAGTCCGAACGCCCCCGTGGCCCCCGCGGCCGGGTCGAAGGGCGACCGTTCCGGCACCGCGGCGGTCGCCGGCCGGACCGCCAAGACCTGCTCGGGCGGGGCGAAGCAGGACGGCAACTCCGCGTACTCGCCGCCGTGCCTGGTCTGGGACGGGAAGAACAACGGCGGCGCGACCGCGCGCGGGGTCACGAAGGACACGATCACGATCGCCTACCGGGACATCGGCAATCCGCTCGGCGACTCGGACTCCGAGCTGGCCAAGACCGCGGAGAAGAAGGGCATCGTCGCGAGCCCCGAGGCGACCGAGCGCACCCGCGCGGCCCTGCTCGAGTACTTCAACCGCACCTACGAGCTGTACGGCCGCAAGGTGAAGATCGTGACCTACAAGGGCCGCGGGGACGCCATCAAGGAACTCGGCGGGACGGGGCAGGAGGGCGCGAACGCGGACGGTCTGAAGGTGGCTCAGGAGATCGGCGCCTTCGCCGACATGACCGCGATCAGCCAGCCGTACCTCGACGCGCTCGTCCGGCAGAAGGTCATCGCGTTCGGTGGTCTGCACCTGCCCTCGACCTACTACCGGCAGCGTGCGCCCTACGCCTGGGGCCAGCTCGTCGACTGCACGGCGCTGCTGTCCAGCGCCGTCGACCTGATCAGCAAGCGGCTGCCGCCGTCCGGCAACGCGACCCGGGCCGGCAGCGCCGCGCTGCGCCAGAAGCCGCGCAAGTTCGGGCTCGTCGTCCCCGACGACGCGGTCTACGCGCAGTGCATCAACGAGGCCCGCCCGAAGCTCAAGGCCGCCGGGGTCGACTTCGCCAAGGAGATCCGGTACTCGCTCGAGATCGCGAAGCTGCAGCAGGAGGCGCCGAACATGGCGGCGCAGCTGAAGGCCGCGGGCGTGACGACGGTGGTCCTCGTGACCGACCCGATCCTGCCGTTCTTCCTGTCCGGTTCGGCGACGCAGCAGGACTTCTGGCCGGAGTGGTTCCTCTCCGGCACCGTCCTCACCGACGCCGACGTAGCCGGCCAGTTCTACGACCAGGACCAGTGGCAGTTCACCTACGGGCAGAGCTACCTCGCCGACATCAAGCAGGGTCAGGCGTCGGAGTCCTACCGCGCGTACAAGAAGATCCGCGACGACGAGCCCACGATGACGCGGGACCTCGACTACTACTCCCTGCTGATGTTGTTCATCGGGTTGCAGATGGCCGGGCCGAACCTGACGCCGCAGACATTCGCGCGCGGGCTGTTCTCCTACCCCGGCGCCGACGGCCCGCTGGGCCACTGGAGCTGGGGGCCGGACGACTACACCGCGATCGACGACGCCCGCGAGATCTACTACGACCGGCGGGCGCTGTCGGCGTTCAACAACCAGCCCGGGCGGTACGTCTCCCCCAGCGGCACGAAGCGCTACCGGGGCAGTTGGCCCGCCCAGGCCCCGCCGGTCCCGACCCCGCCGGCCGCCGCGCCCTGA
- a CDS encoding glycosyltransferase: MTTIGLCMIVQDEATVIERCLTSVRDRIDHWLIVDTGSTDGTPDLVAKLLGDLPGRLYQRPFVDFGYNRTEAVQAARVGADYTLLIDADEVLISADEFAWPELEADIVELAHMTGNQTRRQPVLLANRRSWHFAGPLFERLVTDAGDSRAFLPNLVVREFKDGNRHTAVTPIERNTLDARVLEAALQDLAPAAVAEGAETPEDGTPAPAGPDPLALYLRYRLAGCYRDSNRAAKALEAYARRVALGGDRGEVAESLLQIAHLLQRSGAEPDRVVAAYLNAWEAMPTRAEPLTDLAGYAREQGRYSLARMMSARALEIPPPADAPYIDETVYRWRSQDEYAVASYWTGNVLESAVASHDLIARGVLPDAELARVEQNLAFARARCEEAGLSVTPEAAAAAIAAARAAVTVPAPAAPSSAQSAAPAPATPPETAEDLEDRHAADAVDVEEEDPHDDAAPVVAAASPPPAGFLARPAGPSGAEAEARIPVPMAALDDKAHQFRGLIPAPEPERSRD, encoded by the coding sequence ATGACCACCATCGGCCTGTGCATGATCGTCCAGGACGAGGCAACCGTCATCGAGCGGTGCCTGACGTCCGTCCGCGACCGGATCGACCACTGGCTGATCGTCGACACCGGCTCGACCGACGGTACGCCCGACCTGGTCGCCAAGCTCCTCGGCGATCTCCCCGGCCGGCTCTACCAGCGGCCGTTCGTCGACTTCGGCTACAACCGCACCGAGGCTGTTCAGGCGGCCCGGGTCGGCGCGGACTACACCTTGCTGATCGACGCCGACGAGGTCCTGATCAGCGCCGACGAGTTCGCCTGGCCGGAGCTCGAGGCCGACATCGTCGAACTCGCCCACATGACCGGCAACCAGACCCGACGCCAGCCCGTGCTGCTGGCCAACCGGCGGTCGTGGCACTTCGCCGGCCCGCTCTTCGAACGCCTGGTCACCGACGCCGGGGACTCGCGCGCCTTCCTGCCGAACCTCGTGGTCCGGGAGTTCAAGGACGGCAACCGCCACACCGCGGTCACGCCGATCGAGCGCAACACCCTCGACGCCCGCGTGCTCGAGGCCGCCCTCCAGGACCTGGCCCCCGCCGCAGTCGCCGAGGGCGCCGAGACGCCCGAGGACGGGACGCCGGCGCCCGCCGGGCCCGATCCGCTGGCGCTGTACCTCCGCTACCGTCTCGCCGGTTGCTACCGCGACAGCAACCGGGCCGCGAAGGCGCTCGAGGCCTACGCCCGGCGCGTCGCGCTCGGCGGGGACCGTGGCGAGGTCGCGGAATCCCTGCTCCAGATCGCGCACCTGCTGCAGCGCTCCGGCGCCGAGCCCGACCGCGTCGTCGCCGCGTACCTCAACGCCTGGGAGGCGATGCCGACCCGCGCGGAGCCGCTGACCGACCTCGCCGGGTACGCCCGCGAGCAGGGTCGCTACTCGCTCGCCCGCATGATGTCGGCCCGCGCCCTGGAGATCCCGCCCCCGGCGGACGCGCCTTACATCGACGAGACCGTCTACCGGTGGCGCAGCCAGGACGAGTACGCGGTCGCCTCCTACTGGACCGGCAACGTCCTCGAGTCCGCGGTCGCCAGCCACGACCTGATCGCCCGGGGCGTGCTCCCGGACGCCGAGCTCGCCCGGGTCGAGCAGAACCTCGCGTTCGCCCGTGCCCGCTGCGAGGAGGCGGGCCTGTCCGTCACCCCGGAGGCCGCCGCGGCCGCGATCGCCGCCGCCCGCGCGGCCGTCACCGTGCCGGCCCCGGCCGCGCCCTCGAGCGCACAGTCGGCTGCCCCGGCACCGGCCACGCCGCCGGAGACCGCCGAGGACCTCGAGGACCGGCACGCCGCGGACGCCGTCGACGTCGAGGAGGAGGACCCCCACGACGACGCGGCCCCGGTCGTGGCCGCGGCCTCACCGCCCCCGGCCGGGTTCCTCGCCCGGCCGGCCGGGCCGTCGGGGGCCGAGGCCGAGGCCCGGATCCCGGTCCCGATGGCCGCCCTCGACGACAAGGCCCACCAGTTCCGGGGCCTGATCCCGGCTCCCGAGCCGGAGCGCAGCCGGGACTGA
- the argC gene encoding N-acetyl-gamma-glutamyl-phosphate reductase, with the protein MGMRTAVAGASGYAGGELLRLLAAHPELDVVVAQADSRAGEPVTAVHPNLVTYAGQTLAPSDPALLEDADVVFLALPHGASAAIAATLRPDQLVVDLGADFRLDDAAAWERFYQLPHAGTWVYGMPELAGQRDRIAGAKRIANPGCYPTSVTLALGPLLAAGLVETDDIVVVAASGTSGAGRKAATNLLGSEVMGDLSPYKIGGAHQHTPEITQGLSLAAGTRVSVGFTPLLAPMPRGILATCTAKLKSGVDTAALRATLDKAYADEPFVFLLDEGQMPHTAATFGANSVQLQAAADPDSGRAVVVSAIDNLGKGAAGQALQNANIALGLPETLGLSAIGVAP; encoded by the coding sequence GTGGGTATGCGGACGGCCGTCGCCGGAGCCAGCGGCTACGCGGGCGGCGAGCTGTTGCGCCTGCTCGCGGCCCACCCGGAGCTGGACGTGGTCGTCGCCCAGGCGGACTCGCGGGCGGGGGAGCCGGTGACCGCCGTGCACCCCAACCTGGTGACCTACGCCGGGCAGACGCTCGCCCCCAGCGATCCTGCGCTGCTCGAGGACGCCGACGTCGTCTTCCTGGCACTCCCGCACGGGGCGTCGGCGGCCATCGCCGCCACGCTGCGGCCCGACCAGCTGGTCGTCGACCTCGGCGCCGACTTCCGGCTCGACGACGCCGCCGCGTGGGAGCGCTTCTACCAGCTGCCCCACGCCGGGACCTGGGTGTACGGCATGCCCGAACTCGCGGGACAGCGGGACCGAATCGCCGGGGCCAAGCGCATCGCGAACCCCGGGTGCTACCCGACGTCGGTCACGCTCGCGCTCGGCCCGCTGCTCGCGGCGGGCCTCGTGGAGACCGACGACATCGTCGTCGTCGCCGCGTCCGGGACGTCCGGCGCCGGACGCAAGGCCGCGACGAACCTGCTCGGCTCCGAGGTCATGGGCGACCTGTCCCCGTACAAGATCGGGGGCGCGCACCAGCACACGCCGGAGATCACGCAGGGGCTGTCGCTGGCCGCCGGGACCCGGGTGTCGGTCGGGTTCACCCCGCTGCTCGCGCCGATGCCGCGCGGCATCCTCGCCACCTGCACCGCGAAGCTGAAGTCGGGCGTCGACACCGCCGCCCTGCGCGCGACCCTGGACAAGGCCTACGCCGACGAGCCCTTCGTCTTCCTCCTCGACGAGGGCCAGATGCCGCACACGGCCGCGACCTTCGGCGCGAACTCGGTGCAGCTGCAGGCCGCCGCCGACCCCGACTCGGGCCGGGCCGTCGTGGTCTCCGCGATCGACAACCTCGGCAAGGGCGCCGCCGGCCAGGCCCTGCAGAACGCGAACATCGCGCTCGGTCTGCCGGAGACCCTCGGGCTCTCCGCGATCGGGGTCGCGCCGTGA
- the argJ gene encoding bifunctional glutamate N-acetyltransferase/amino-acid acetyltransferase ArgJ: MSVTAPAGFRAAGVTAGIKASGKPDVALVVNDGPSHAAAAVFTSNRVQAAPVVWSRQVVTDGRVDAVILNSGGANACTGPEGFGDTHRTAEHVAEVLGISAGDVAVCSTGLIGERLPMDKLLAGVDAAAGALNADGGPDAAVAIMTTDSVPKNAVATGSGWTVGGMAKGAGMLAPGLATMLVVLTTDADVDPAGLDAALRDATRVSFDRVDSDGCMSTNDTVLLLASGASGVQPDPAEFAAAVRTVCLDLALQLLHDAEGAAHDIAIEVVNAATEDEAVEVGRSVARSNLFKCAVFGNDPNWGRILAAVGTTSATFDPNALDVSFNGVPVCRNGGVGESRDKVDLTGRQVNVVIDLKAGDATATIWTNDLTHDYVHENSAYST, from the coding sequence GTGAGCGTGACCGCACCGGCCGGGTTCCGGGCCGCGGGCGTCACGGCGGGGATCAAGGCGTCCGGCAAGCCCGACGTCGCGCTGGTCGTCAACGACGGGCCCTCGCACGCCGCCGCGGCGGTGTTCACCTCGAACCGGGTCCAGGCCGCACCGGTGGTCTGGAGCCGGCAGGTCGTCACCGACGGCCGGGTCGACGCCGTGATCCTGAACTCCGGCGGGGCGAACGCCTGCACCGGTCCCGAGGGCTTCGGCGACACGCACCGCACGGCCGAGCACGTCGCCGAGGTGCTGGGCATCTCAGCCGGTGACGTCGCCGTGTGCTCGACCGGCCTGATCGGCGAGCGGCTGCCGATGGACAAGCTCCTCGCGGGCGTCGACGCCGCCGCCGGGGCGCTGAACGCGGACGGCGGCCCGGACGCGGCGGTCGCGATCATGACCACCGACTCCGTGCCGAAGAACGCCGTCGCGACCGGGTCCGGCTGGACCGTCGGCGGCATGGCCAAGGGCGCGGGCATGCTCGCCCCAGGGCTGGCCACGATGCTCGTCGTGCTGACCACCGACGCCGACGTCGACCCCGCCGGGCTCGACGCGGCGCTGCGGGACGCGACCCGCGTCAGCTTCGACCGCGTCGACTCCGACGGGTGCATGTCGACCAACGACACCGTGCTCCTGCTGGCCTCGGGCGCGTCCGGCGTGCAGCCGGACCCGGCCGAGTTCGCCGCCGCCGTCCGGACCGTGTGCCTGGACCTCGCGCTCCAGCTGCTCCACGACGCCGAGGGCGCAGCCCACGACATCGCGATCGAGGTCGTCAACGCCGCGACCGAGGACGAAGCCGTCGAGGTCGGCCGGTCCGTTGCGCGCAGCAACCTGTTCAAGTGCGCCGTGTTCGGCAACGACCCGAACTGGGGCCGCATCCTGGCCGCGGTCGGCACGACGTCGGCGACGTTCGACCCGAACGCGCTCGACGTCTCCTTCAACGGCGTGCCGGTCTGCCGCAACGGCGGGGTGGGGGAGTCCCGGGACAAGGTTGACCTGACGGGACGTCAGGTCAACGTGGTGATCGACCTGAAGGCCGGCGACGCCACCGCCACGATCTGGACCAACGACCTCACGCACGACTACGTGCATGAGAACAGCGCCTACTCGACCTGA
- the argB gene encoding acetylglutamate kinase, translated as MSRLDTAQERAAVLVQALPWLGRFRGRTVVIKFGGNAMTDEALMDAFAEDVVFLRLAGIQPVIVHGGGPQISAALDRFGISSHFAGGLRVTTPEAMQVVRMVLVGQVQRDIVGRLNSHGSYAVGLSGEDARLFTATRRGALVDGEEVDLGQVGEVTEVDPGVVEGLLSDGRIPVVSSVARGSDGELYNVNADTAAAALAVALGAEKLVMLTDVEGLYANWPDDDEVISQLSADELAAMLPSLSSGMIPKMEACLHAVRGGVPAAHVLDGRVEHSVLLELVTDEGIGTMVVPGAKPGGES; from the coding sequence ATGAGCAGACTCGACACCGCGCAGGAGCGCGCCGCCGTCCTCGTCCAGGCCCTCCCGTGGCTGGGCCGGTTCCGCGGCCGCACCGTCGTGATCAAGTTCGGCGGCAACGCGATGACCGACGAGGCGCTGATGGACGCCTTCGCCGAGGACGTCGTCTTCCTGCGCCTGGCCGGGATCCAGCCGGTCATCGTGCACGGCGGCGGGCCACAGATCTCCGCGGCGCTCGACCGGTTCGGGATCTCCTCGCACTTCGCCGGCGGGCTGCGCGTCACGACGCCCGAGGCGATGCAGGTCGTCCGGATGGTGCTGGTCGGCCAGGTCCAGCGCGACATCGTCGGCCGGCTCAACTCGCACGGCTCCTACGCCGTCGGGCTCTCCGGTGAGGACGCGCGACTGTTCACCGCCACCCGCCGCGGTGCGCTCGTCGACGGCGAGGAGGTCGACCTCGGCCAGGTCGGCGAGGTCACCGAGGTCGACCCGGGTGTCGTCGAGGGCTTGCTCAGCGACGGCCGGATCCCGGTCGTCTCCAGCGTCGCCCGCGGGTCCGACGGCGAGCTCTACAACGTCAACGCCGACACCGCGGCGGCCGCGCTCGCGGTCGCCCTCGGCGCCGAGAAGCTCGTCATGCTCACCGACGTCGAGGGCCTGTACGCGAACTGGCCGGACGACGACGAGGTGATCTCCCAACTGAGCGCCGACGAGCTCGCCGCGATGCTGCCGTCGCTGAGCTCGGGCATGATCCCGAAGATGGAGGCGTGCCTGCACGCCGTGCGCGGCGGCGTGCCCGCGGCGCACGTCCTCGACGGGCGGGTGGAGCACTCGGTGCTGCTCGAGCTCGTCACCGACGAAGGCATCGGAACCATGGTCGTGCCGGGGGCCAAGCCGGGAGGCGAGTCATGA
- a CDS encoding acetylornithine transaminase, which translates to MTGPHTNALQSRWDAALMPNYGTPPVALKVGSGAEVWDVDDKRYLDLLGGIAVTSLGHGHPELVKAVSRQVAALAHTSNLYLHEPAIALAERLLDLLGVAGSDSRVFLCNSGTEANEAALKLVRRHAPTRTKIVAAENSFHGRSLGALSITGKASIREPFAPYGWHTAFVPYGDADALRAAVDSDTAAVFLEPTLGEGGVVPPPAGYLAVAREVCDATGAVFVLDEIQSAIGRTGAWFAHQHEGVTPDVLTLAKGLGGGLPIGACVGLGSFGGTFQRGDHGSTFGGNPVACAAALTVLDVIESEGLLDHVVKVGGQLADGIAAIDHPLLGKVEGRGLWLGIVLTADVSANVEAAAREAGFLVNAVQPGRIRLAPPLVLTADQVSEFVTALPAILDAASAQARGTA; encoded by the coding sequence ATGACGGGTCCTCACACCAACGCCCTGCAGTCGCGGTGGGACGCCGCGCTGATGCCGAACTACGGCACCCCGCCGGTCGCGCTCAAGGTCGGGAGCGGCGCCGAGGTCTGGGACGTCGACGACAAGCGCTACCTCGACCTGCTCGGCGGTATCGCCGTGACCTCCCTCGGCCACGGCCATCCCGAACTGGTGAAGGCCGTCAGTCGGCAGGTCGCCGCGCTGGCCCACACCTCCAACCTGTACCTGCACGAGCCGGCGATCGCGCTGGCCGAGCGCCTGCTCGACCTGCTCGGGGTCGCGGGCTCGGACTCGCGCGTCTTCCTGTGCAACAGCGGCACCGAGGCGAACGAGGCGGCGCTGAAACTGGTGCGCCGGCACGCGCCGACGCGGACGAAGATCGTCGCGGCGGAGAACTCGTTCCACGGCCGCTCGTTGGGCGCGCTCTCGATCACCGGCAAGGCGTCGATCCGCGAGCCGTTCGCGCCGTACGGGTGGCACACGGCCTTCGTGCCCTACGGCGACGCGGACGCGCTGCGCGCCGCGGTCGACTCCGACACCGCGGCCGTGTTCCTCGAGCCGACCCTCGGTGAGGGCGGTGTCGTCCCGCCGCCGGCGGGCTACCTCGCCGTCGCCCGCGAGGTCTGCGACGCCACCGGTGCGGTCTTCGTCCTCGACGAGATCCAGTCCGCGATCGGGCGGACCGGAGCGTGGTTCGCCCACCAGCACGAGGGCGTGACGCCCGACGTCCTGACCCTCGCGAAGGGCCTCGGCGGCGGTCTGCCGATCGGGGCGTGCGTCGGCCTCGGGTCGTTCGGCGGCACGTTCCAGCGCGGCGATCACGGCTCCACGTTCGGCGGCAACCCGGTCGCCTGCGCGGCGGCGCTGACCGTGCTGGACGTCATCGAGTCCGAGGGCCTGCTTGACCACGTGGTCAAGGTCGGAGGCCAGCTCGCCGACGGCATCGCGGCGATCGACCACCCGCTGCTCGGCAAGGTCGAGGGCCGGGGCCTCTGGCTCGGCATCGTCCTCACCGCCGACGTGTCGGCCAACGTGGAGGCGGCCGCGCGCGAGGCCGGGTTCCTCGTCAACGCCGTGCAGCCGGGCCGGATCCGGCTCGCGCCGCCACTGGTCCTGACCGCGGATCAGGTCTCGGAGTTCGTCACGGCCCTGCCGGCGATCCTCGACGCCGCGAGCGCGCAGGCGAGAGGCACAGCATGA